The DNA window GTTTTCCGGGGGTCCTGCGCGATGGATTGTTGACCTACCGTCCCATCGGCGATGCTCGATCGCCTACTGTTACCAGATCCGGTCGTGCTCAGACTGTCGCAGCTGGCGCGCCGTCGCCTCCTCGCATCGCTCGCCGCCTTCCCGTCACCATAGAACAGCTCCTCGGAGTCGCTGGCCGGGTAGATCTTGGCGACTTTGCTGCTTGGGATCGCTCGTATCTGATCGTCGGCCGGGACCGCGTGCACTTGCGCCTGCACACGCTTCTTCGCATCGCCCATGCTCGAGGCCTCCGAGATTCGTTGATACTCGCCCTCGTCGCCTGCTGGAAGCACGGGACTCTTTTAGAAGACGGTCTCATCTTCTTCAAACACAGCGGGTGCACGTGAGTTCGCTGCGAGATGACGACGAGACACTTAACTTTGTAAGGGTAAATGTGCGATAGATGTGTTAATGCGCCATGTGGgtcaatgtatatatatatctcttaatctttctttaatatacataatatatttacatatatcgtatatatatataagcgtGTGCGGTGAACGGCGAGCAACTTTACGTATTCGGCTGTCGGATGTTTATCACCTCTAAGTCTAAACCCGAAATTTCGCCCGGTGGACTACAAAGGGAGACCTGCGTGTCATAATGTATCAGTACTCGTTTGCGCACGACGGTCCTGCGATTCTCCCGTTCTTACCGATATGAGACTGCGGCTGCTGCGAGTCGGTGCATCTTTCCGCCTGATCGAGCGCCTCGGCGGAAGTGTCGCCGGTGCCGCCTTTCAGGGAACGATACAACGATCGCATCTTACTGCCGGACGAGTGACTGCCGGGCGGCGTCTTCGGCTTCGCGCTGTCTGGCGACTTACGCGAACGCCGGCTCTGACTGCGATCGCGGCCGTCCTCTCTGCCTGGCGATTTCTTGCGATCGTCCTTCTGCGTTCTCGCCTTCTCGATCAATTGACTGAGTACGCCCCGCTTCGGATCGGTCGATTTGGCTGTTCCATACACGACTATGTTGCCGCTCGAGTCCAGAACGGCGCCGACACCGCCGGACGGCGTGCGACATCGCGTCGGGATCTCCTTCGTCTCTgaacgattaattaaattaccatTTAAATATGCGTAAATATTAgatgcttttattattttaaggcgATCTAAGGAACATCTGAGATCATGTTTTCTTACCCTTCATGTACAGCGCGTTATCGGCACTCGTGGCAGTGCTACGTAAATGACGATGATCCTTCGTAGGTGCTTGAGCTTGTGGGTGCGGTGGCGGCTCCTGCATCTGGATGCGCGCCAGATGATCGAGCAACGCTTGCAGATGTTGACTATTGGCCGCATCTGCCGCGGCCATGCTCACTTCCCCAGCGCTGATGCCTGTCGAGAATGATTTGACGAAGGGCTCCAGCTCCTGAGCGAATATTTGCAGCTTTTTCACTTCGCTCCTCAGCGATAATATGTCATTCATCTGAATAGAAATAACATACGATTAAATGGTAAATGAGACAATGGTAAGAGAGACGCAACCGCGAATCTAACTTATTGGCTGAGAGAGCATACCTGAGAATGGAAAATCTCCTTTTCTATGTGAATCCTGCACATTTGTTCTTCCCACAACGCGTCAAAGACATTTCTCAGTCGCTCCAGTTCCATCTGATGATGCTCCAATTGTTGTTCGAGTAAGCGGCAATCCCTTGCCACATGGTCGTAACGCATACCCAGTGGCGGAGTGTTCGCTTTCTTCAAAACGGAAACGTCCCTCTGCAACTCGCCCAACCGTTCCCTCACCGTCATCAACTGCTGGCTCAGGTCCTTCAGTTGCGTGTCGAAGGTCCGACAATGATTGGAGAACGGACCGCCGTCAGATCCACTCTTCGGCGGCAACCTCTGAGCAGTCTTGCTGCTCTGTTGGGAAAACATATTCCTGGCGTAAAACGCGAATGGTATATATCAGCGATCTTACAATCACGTACTGTGTTAACTCTCAATTATCACGTACGACTCTGTCTAATGATCCGTGAATGATCCTGCCGAAGGATtacgtgatatatatatatattctacttAAAGAAATACAAAGTCACACATCATACATCGAATGTAAAATCCTGCGAACAAAAGATACATACACGAAAATATGTGCGAGGATGACATCGGAAACGAAACTTGTGATACGAATGTGAACGATCACGATGATGAAGAATCATCGACTGTGCGATTGCTTGCCTTGCTCGCACGTACCTGAAGCACCTGCGGTTCCGACTGGCCTATCGTATGGCCGCCGGCCATCTGATCGTACAGAGACTCGGCGGTGGCCTTGGGCGTCTGCACTTGACCTATGTAGGGATGTAGGGCACGCGCGAAGTCAACCCGATACGTCGTCTTGATGTGTGCCGCGAGTAGAGGCGGCCGCGACGGATGGCCCAGCTGGGCGACGCGACTCAGTCGTTCCAGCATCGGGTGCGCGAGCTCGAGGAACTGATACTTGGTCGCGCCGGTGGTGAAGGCGGTACACAGCATCAGGTGCATCTGCAGCACGGGTAGCGCGCCACCCAGCGCAAGCAACTGCGAGCGCACCATGCGCTCCTTGCTGTCGAATTGACGCTGCAACTCCGCGAGGACGTACGCGTGTGTCTTGGTGATCGCCTCCTGCATACCGTGGCAAAAGGCGGTCAACGCGCGTTTCTCGGACTCGAGGCTGTGCCGCAGCTCGTCCAGCTGCGACTTGAGGGCCATTACGCCGTCCTTGATGCCGGCCTGGAGCTCGCAGATGGAGTTGACCGCGCGCTCCATCTTCTTCGAGGTCTGCTGCCAGGCGCTCTCGATATCCACGCAGTGCACCCGCGCGTCCGGAGGCGTGTCGCGGAAGCATGTAGTGCACAGCATACACTTGGCGCTCTGGCTGAACATTATATACTGCTCGCCGTGACTCGGACAACGACGTTGGGTGTCTTTGGCGCACTTGCTCATGTGCACCACCTCGTGGGTCGAGAACATCTTCGCGCGGTGGGTGTGTTCTCTACAGTGGGTGCAAAGCGCTTGTCCTGTAAATGTATAGCACTTTCTTCTTATATTCTATGGATAACTTGATACTAgttgaaaaagatatatctcCTTTCTTCAAAAACATACCGCATGTTGTACAAAAAAACATAGTGGACTTATCGCGCTTGTCACAATTGGCACACGGTGGATTTTCAGAGTTTGCCAATTCCACTAATTGGCGTATCAGCTGATCGGGAGGTGGTAGTTGCGCCCCATCTTTCAACTGTGTCTGTTGCCTGTGGACATATTACAgtgaaatattaacataatgcggtatttattacacatcaTTCATAATGTCataaagagaattataaaGCCGTAAcacaaatagaaatataatcataactaaaagaaatattcgttgaaaagtaaaaaggagtattataaacaaaacatCAAGAATAAATGATATTCAGACGAAAGGCGTCGAGGAGCAATAATGCCGTCACATGTTATATCTACCCGCAGAGGGGACACTTGATCGTCCCGTCAATGTGCGGGCCGTGTAAGCAACGGGCACAGAAGGTGTGGAAACAGGAGAGCAGGCAGGGCTCGTTGAAGTAATTGTGGCAGACACCGCAGGTGAGGGGGTTCCTGGGCCCGCCGCCCGCCGTGCCGTCGTCGCCGACCCCGTCGACCGCCGAGCCCGAACTCGCCATCGTCGCCGGCACTCGGCCACCCTGGGTCGCGCCGCCGTTGaccacgcgcgcgcggacgacACGCGCCTTCCGCCTCGCTTCACGACACCGCTCCCTGTCCCATGCTCGCGCACCCCTCTGCAGAAGAGAACGGAAGCGATTTATCGGGATGCTGCGCGCGCGTGACTTACCGCGCGACGACATGGACCGCGGTGTCCAGCGGCGACGCCTGGACACGATCGCCGGGAATCTAGAACGGTTGTCTTTACCCCTAGAGAGAGAACCCCGATCCCGAAGAGGGTGGTTTAACGGCTGCTGCTCGCTCGGCCCGTCATTCTGACGTAGCGCGACGCGCTTTCGCGGTGACCAACCCCGTCTCTGCGCAACTGACGATCAGAGCACTCAGCACTGACGTCACCGAGCCACCCATCGTCCCCAATCTCACCCTCGCCACCCTCGCGGATACGCATGTACAAGAGCGGCATGGAAACGGCGCGTGTATATACGTACACTCATACACACGTGTATCGTACGTGCAGAGATTTGCGCGGTCGACCCGGCTCGCTCTCGCCCTCACCCTCACCCTTTTGCTCCCATCCCATTCCGCGGCCAGCACCACCCGCGCACACATATTCACGTATACAAACACACCCGCGGATGTTCAAGACGACTCGGGGAAACTCGGGTATTGGTGCAGAAGGGTGCTGGCGAACGCCTGCCAAACGGGGTAGAGAGCAgcatctaaaaaaaagaaacacattAATCGTGCAACTCCTTTCCCTAagataaagttttttttttacctacaCTAAATTCTCCTCTCCGTCACATACGTGCGTAATAAATCTTTTCGGTTTCTTAGTACCGGCTTAGATCCATCCCCTTCGTCTGTCGGAGGGATCTTCGAAATAACTGGTAGGATCTGCAGAGGATACGTCGCGTATCTAGGGCGAAAGATTATTTGATCTCGCTGCGAAGCTGATGCTACACAATGAAGGTACACAATAATGTATTCCAAAGATATATGTTCGtcatctttcaatttttccacgCGAGCCACGgtagaaataagaattttaatactgTAGATACTGAAAAAAAGCAAGGTACGATGGAAACGAGATGtttataacttaataatttatctacatatgtcgataaaataaaaaacaatcgcATATTGTTTTTCCtaaattgttcaaaaataatgtataaaaactaATTGATTTACCGATTATTAATCAAGCTTATTAATCCAACGTGTAGTGATGACACTACGTAGAAGATGCAAACTTCTTGTCCATCAGATTTGTGTCTACAAAAGCGTTTCTTGAACGGATCACTGGATGCCGATTTTTCGGTTCCTTCGCATTCTACCGCTCGATACAACGTGCCTTTTATATTGACCCATTGGTCATGTGAATCTGATTGCTGGAGGTAGCATGAATCCTCGCTCTTCTTCCCATCTAAATCTCAATTATCCACTTATCAATTACCCTCCCATTTGTCTCTTGATTCAACGTTACCCTACTTGAGTTTTGATTATTCGATTATCCAATTAAAGAGATTCCACGGGCTATTCATATCATGGCTCATCCTCGATATTCCCTCATACCTGGGAAAATTTATAActacgttaattaattaagtagcGAATCAATAAATGCAACGATAACGTTTGGCTAAAATCGGAGCCAGAaagaagagatatatatacgtacatatacattCTCGCGatcaagataatttattacaagatcggtaaaagaaagagaagttcTGTCGATTTTCGCAACTTCTTGTTTATCCCATTGCACGTTTCTCAATTGCGTTATCCTGATATCTCGGTGGAAATAATTTCTCCCTGGAGAATACCGGGCCTAGACGCTCTGCAATCTCTGCGTCGCGAATTTTTCTATTCATCGGTTTACGACAATCAATTCACGGCGCTTCCATTGTCGGTGACTCGCGGCTTAACCGGAAGCATCccctttcttccttcttccttcctttcatCGTCGCCGCACACGCTGCAACGTATTATACGGaacattgatattaaaaattcattgaaattgcgtgcaaaaagaaaaattgacaGCTCTGCCACGTCCTTGACGAAAAGCGTGACTGAAAGTCGATCCTCAGTttcaaattaacaaatttttaaagaccACATAATCAAAAATaccacataataaaaatgtcgaGAACGAAAACGGTTGCAGGGTTAATTTCCTGAAATGTGAAGCTAATAAACGGGCTAATCAAATTGTTCACCTAGTAATATATTCAAGAAAGCTCCCCCAGTTATAATCAACTTTCGATTTGCGTGTTGTGAAAGTAAATAATCAGAAGATTTATAACGATCGATATAAAAAACTAAACATTAGCGATTAAAAATCggttataattgaaaattttggaTTCAAGAAGATGATAAACTCGAAATTAACTGCTCCGGGAAACGTTCGTCGTCAATTTCGCAAGATACAATTCTAGCAGGGTTgcgtttcaatatttattcactgtcagtaaccaaaatctatagtttacgtcgtTACTGACAGCGGATATTGGTTAACGCATCTTTGCTGTCACTGCTGCTGTCAGCTGTCAGCTGTCAACTGTCACATATTTCGGCGACTGCGCCGACGCGTCAGCACTCAGCAGCACGGCAGCGTCGCGCCAGTGTCGCCAGTGTTTACAATTCAAAGTAGATGGTTGATTCGAAGGCATGGAGGATCAATAATCCACGCGCCGTTTCCCCGTTTTGCATAATCGCGTCAAGTCGTTCCGCGATCGCGCCTAAGCATGCCGTCACGCGGGGAGGACATCCTCAAGGGCTTTCAAGTGTATcctttaatttgaaaattaatttaagcgCGATCGCTCTGCGTTCGTCTTAATCGGCGGGGCTTTGTAGGTTAGAAATGAAACGTCAAACTCAAACAGTTCTAACGTTTGTTCCTTGTGAGTTGTGGCTGAGCTCCTTGTACCTTTCATCCCTtcccgttctctctctctctctctctctctctctctctctctctctctcttcaacgtctaattatatgttttttatttcattttaagcATTTAAAGTGTAACAGTGCAGAGATGCAAAGACACAGATCTTTAGAATGTCGGTTTGACGACTTGATTTACGTAAACGAATATGTCTCCTTAATTATGGTTCAGTAATTGGATGAATCTGCGCGACGCCGATAACGGGAAGATTCTCTGGCAGGGTAACGAAGACTTGTGAGTATGATCGACTTTCCAGATATCTTGCTGAAAGTGAATAGACTTACGATAGATTTCGTCAGATAACGTCGTATTCTATAAATTGAATTTCCTcgcttttgtaattttcacctcttTTCAAGATACATAACATAACTGATCCCCTTGTCCGATTACAGATCCGTACCTGACGTGGAACACGAGGCGCGTGTACCGAAGAAGATCCTGCGATGCCGCGCAGTGTCGAGGGAGATTAATTTCAGTTCCGCGGAACCTATGGAAAGGTTTCGTCTGGAACAGAAGGTGTTGTTCAAGGGGCGCTGCCTGGAAGAATGGTTCTTCGAGTTTGGATTTGTCATTCCAAACAGCACTAACACGTGGCAGAGCTTGATCCAGGCGGCACCAGAGAGTCAAATGATGCCAGCGAACGTATTGAAGTAAGTGGAGACCTAACCCTTGCTGCTTTTTccgattatttaattaatccgATTAATTGTATGTGTTTTCCTTAAAAATAGCGGCAACGTCGTAATAGAAACAAAATTCTTCGATGATGATCTCTTAGTGTCTACCAGTCGAGTCCGTCTCTTCTATGTCTAAGGCGATTTCCAAACGGTCCTAATAATCGCACGTAACGCGGGACCAACTAGTGTGAACAGACTCTATGTGAAAATAGAACAACGCACGTGtgaaaaatttcttacaaGCTACGCGGTCCTTTATATCAGACACTTCTTATGCGTACATTACTGATACGATATTGACAATCTCATACGTTTGTAGAAATCTACATACGTGGAGTCACgcaaatcgataaaaaatcattaacttttattaaaaattattaagttttaagCAACTGCATTTTTCAAACGAGGCCTAATGTACCTAGAATATGTTTTTCACTCTTGAGAACGTAAGGGATGTGACCTGCACTGCTGAAGCACGTAATTTAGTTATTTGTTAAGTATAAACGCAATAAGTTTTGTACATATTGTAATACACTACACCGCGAGCAAtaaagtttaagaaaaaagttacattttatatgcgttatttatgttttatttttataatgttattaaactataatattttgtatcattaATGAATCCCTTAAGTTTttgattgtaaaaaagaaCGGCAGAGTTAATTAAATGCAGCGCTCAACATTTTTTCGATACATGTGAAGATATTACATCTTACAGTTTGATAAACAGCCGAGGGAGAGATTGCTGTCACAAAAATGTGATTAGAAGATTGCAGAGCGTACGTGCAAATTCGCGGAGTTGATTCGTCATAAAGATCGGCGAGAGATCTACAACTTACTTCATCGCACGGTCGTACTATAACAGCCGTACGCTATTGATTAGTGGTGCACAAGCAACACATTTTTTAGGCTTCACCACACCCCTTGAGGGAGTTCACTTTGAGTATACTCTGTCCCCTACTCTGCTTATACGCGTTGTACAAGCgtaaggaaaagaaaaaaaaccctCGAAGAAAACGGAGGACGAGGAAACGCCGAGGAGTCGCCGCGCAGTTAACTCGGATGCGAACGAACTTCCTGTCGACGGAACTTGAACATCGTATCGCGCGTTTCGCGTGCGATTAATTCAATCGTACCCGACCTGTCGCCTCCCCTCGGCGGACCAGGAGTTCTCGCATAGGGATGGATCTGAACGAGGAGGACGAGAGCGGAAACGAGAGCGGCAGGCAGCTATTTCTGGtcggcgcgccgcgcgatcCGCTGGTGTCAGCCGGTGCGATTGTAGCGTCATCGACGAGTGTCCCCGACGACGTCAACCAGGGTGACGATCTGCAGTCGACCGCCCTGACCGGTCTGATCGGCGGCGCGCAATCCACCTCCGTCTGCTTCCCTACGAAATTCAGTAAGTGTcacacgacgcgacgcgatgccGCGCCGCGTGCCAACCCGGATCTGATTTACGTAACCGCCTCCGTCTCCGTTGTCGGTACCCCAAGTTGGGGTAGAGTGTCGCTCAATTAAGTTATTGCTAAATGCATTAAATGGATCCGCAGTCAACcctttttcttaaatagaatTAGCGGTAATCAGTTTAAGTTATGAAGCGGTTGCCACTCCGACGTGCCCGTGGAATCGCTTCGTGACGGATTCTCGTACCGCGCTGGAACCGTGGTAAACGCTACTGATCCTTCGCGAATTTTACTCCGACATCCCGTAGTAGTATTGAGACGATCTTGTCGGGAACCGGGAACAGCATCGTCACGACGAATAAACTGTGTTTTCTTGTAGCGTATGATTTCTCGACTAGTCCTGAGAGCGAAGAGAGACCGTCCTGCGTCATCGGCAAGAGGAAGCAGCGTAGGTACCGCACCACATTTTCCAATTTCCAGCTGGAGGAATTGGAACGTGCTTTTCAGAAGACCCATTATCCCGACGTGTTCTTTCGGGAGGAACTCGCAGTTCGTATCCAATTGACCGAAGCTAGAGTGCAAGTACGTTCCGCATGTTTCCCTAACAGTATACGTACGTAGATGTACTTGGGGTATCTGTTAAAGAATTTGTGTCAGTATAACGTTGCTCGTGGACAGGTGTGGTTCCAAAATCGAAGAGCGAAATGGCGCAAGCAAGAGAAGCAGTGTAAGATCGCAACTCATATGACATCGTCGCACTTACCACCGTCGGACTGTCAAGAgatgcagcagcagcagcaacaccAGTCGCAACACTCGGATCACCTGTTATTGGAATCACCGTGTAGTCCAATATATCTCGGCATGGAATGGGCAGGTTTCTCTCCTTATAACAACACGGACAGCGCATCGTCTCTTATCGTGAACAACATGAACAAACCGACGGAGACGGAAGCTGACAGTAATCCGCTGCTCGATCCCGATGTGCTACAATTAAAGCCTCCACGttcctaataatattaaaagtacatatagcataacatatattatttgtaaccTGGATAACATTCCATGCTTTCGGAGCAGTTACGCGATTTACTATAGTAACCAAGATAActtgcaatataattttaaccaGAAACTGTGTGTTGCGCGTAAAGCATGAGAATTCGCGAAGGCTG is part of the Temnothorax longispinosus isolate EJ_2023e chromosome 12, Tlon_JGU_v1, whole genome shotgun sequence genome and encodes:
- the LOC139823395 gene encoding RING finger protein 207 isoform X6; its protein translation is MLLSTPFGRRSPAPFCTNTRVSPSRLEHPRRGARAWDRERCREARRKARVVRARVVNGGATQGGRVPATMASSGSAVDGVGDDGTAGGGPRNPLTCGVCHNYFNEPCLLSCFHTFCARCLHGPHIDGTIKCPLCGQQTQLKDGAQLPPPDQLIRQLVELANSENPPCANCDKRDKSTMFFCTTCGQALCTHCREHTHRAKMFSTHEVVHMSKCAKDTQRRCPSHGEQYIMFSQSAKCMLCTTCFRDTPPDARVHCVDIESAWQQTSKKMERAVNSICELQAGIKDGVMALKSQLDELRHSLESEKRALTAFCHGMQEAITKTHAYVLAELQRQFDSKERMVRSQLLALGGALPVLQMHLMLCTAFTTGATKYQFLELAHPMLERLSRVAQLGHPSRPPLLAAHIKTTYRVDFARALHPYIGQVQTPKATAESLYDQMAGGHTIGQSEPQVLQVRASKSSKTAQRLPPKSGSDGGPFSNHCRTFDTQLKDLSQQLMTVRERLGELQRDVSVLKKANTPPLGMRYDHVARDCRLLEQQLEHHQMELERLRNVFDALWEEQMCRIHIEKEIFHSQMNDILSLRSEVKKLQIFAQELEPFVKSFSTGISAGEVSMAAADAANSQHLQALLDHLARIQMQEPPPHPQAQAPTKDHRHLRSTATSADNALYMKETKEIPTRCRTPSGGVGAVLDSSGNIVVYGTAKSTDPKRGVLSQLIEKARTQKDDRKKSPGREDGRDRSQSRRSRKSPDSAKPKTPPGSHSSGSKMRSLYRSLKGGTGDTSAEALDQAERCTDSQQPQSHIGLPL